The Halomicronema hongdechloris C2206 genome includes a window with the following:
- a CDS encoding site-specific integrase translates to MAPPNPPRLLDQVREVARLKHVSPATEKSYVYYIRDFILFHHKQHPKDMGAPEIRAYLSHLAIQRHVAASTQTVALSALLFL, encoded by the coding sequence ATGGCACCACCCAACCCCCCTCGCCTGCTCGACCAAGTCAGAGAAGTGGCTCGGCTCAAGCACGTTAGCCCTGCGACTGAAAAGTCCTATGTCTACTACATTCGGGATTTCATCCTGTTTCATCACAAGCAACATCCCAAAGATATGGGGGCGCCTGAAATCAGGGCATATTTATCACACCTGGCCATTCAGCGTCACGTGGCTGCATCGACCCAAACGGTCGCTCTGAGTGCCCTGCTGTTTCTGTAG
- the hemJ gene encoding protoporphyrinogen oxidase HemJ: MAYYWFKAFHIIGVVVWFAGLFYLVRLFIYHVEADAEPEPAQSILKQQYTLMEKRLYRIITTPGMIVTVAMAIGLLVLMPDYLKSGWMHAKLGLVAVLLAYHMYCARLMRKLEQGECRWSSRQLRALNEAPTLLLVLIVMLVVFKNNLPADATTWLVVGLTLAMAVTIQLYARKRRRDKERAQQAESPAVEEQALQES; this comes from the coding sequence ATGGCGTATTACTGGTTCAAAGCGTTTCACATCATTGGTGTCGTCGTCTGGTTTGCCGGGTTGTTCTACCTGGTGCGTCTATTCATTTACCATGTCGAGGCTGATGCCGAACCAGAACCGGCCCAGAGCATTCTCAAGCAGCAATATACCTTGATGGAAAAACGGCTCTACCGCATCATCACCACCCCTGGCATGATTGTCACGGTGGCCATGGCCATTGGGTTGCTGGTGCTGATGCCGGACTACCTAAAATCCGGCTGGATGCATGCCAAACTTGGCCTGGTGGCTGTGCTCCTGGCCTATCACATGTATTGCGCTCGCCTGATGCGAAAGCTAGAGCAGGGAGAATGCCGTTGGTCCAGCCGCCAACTCCGGGCCCTCAATGAAGCCCCCACCCTACTGCTGGTGCTCATTGTCATGCTAGTGGTGTTCAAGAATAACCTGCCCGCCGACGCCACCACCTGGCTAGTGGTCGGCCTTACCCTAGCCATGGCCGTCACGATTCAACTCTACGCCCGCAAACGCCGCCGGGATAAAGAACGGGCCCAGCAGGCGGAGAGCCCGGCTGTCGAGGAGCAAGCTCTGCAGGAGTCGTAG
- the scpB gene encoding SMC-Scp complex subunit ScpB — translation MPPLASTIEAILYLKGRPLSLNEIADYARCDRSDAEEGLMELMDDYAHRASALEVAETKAGYCLQLKEGYRYLVDALIPLDLGLGALRTLAAIALKGPISQTDLVDLRGSGAYQHVQELVQLGFVKKRRQSDGRSFWLHVTEKFHQHFEIDQLPTIQQSRPATDAQDEAASSLDQAS, via the coding sequence ATGCCTCCCCTGGCCAGCACCATCGAAGCCATTCTCTATCTCAAGGGCCGCCCCCTGAGCCTGAATGAGATTGCTGATTATGCTCGCTGCGATCGCAGCGACGCGGAAGAGGGGCTGATGGAGCTCATGGACGACTACGCCCACCGGGCCAGCGCCCTCGAAGTGGCCGAGACCAAGGCCGGGTATTGTCTGCAGCTCAAAGAAGGCTATCGCTATCTGGTCGATGCCCTGATTCCTCTCGATCTAGGGCTAGGGGCCCTGCGTACCCTAGCAGCCATTGCTCTCAAAGGCCCCATCAGTCAGACTGACCTGGTAGACTTGCGCGGCTCCGGTGCCTACCAGCATGTGCAAGAACTGGTGCAATTGGGCTTTGTGAAAAAACGCCGTCAGTCAGACGGTCGCTCTTTCTGGCTGCACGTCACCGAAAAGTTTCATCAACACTTTGAAATCGACCAACTGCCCACCATTCAGCAGTCTCGCCCCGCGACAGATGCCCAGGATGAGGCGGCCTCTAGCCTAGATCAGGCCTCATGA
- a CDS encoding NfeD family protein, with the protein MSRSIGIGNALIGGIQAMAKQGKATVERIIQPGQRGRVHFQATYWFGICPDPVVLLPGMDVTVVGRRGNTLIVRPMESQGVG; encoded by the coding sequence ATGAGCAGATCCATCGGTATCGGCAACGCTCTGATCGGAGGTATCCAAGCCATGGCCAAGCAAGGTAAAGCGACGGTGGAGCGCATCATCCAACCCGGCCAGCGAGGCCGAGTTCACTTCCAGGCCACCTACTGGTTCGGTATCTGCCCCGACCCCGTGGTCTTACTCCCGGGTATGGATGTGACAGTAGTGGGCCGCCGCGGCAACACCTTGATCGTGCGACCGATGGAGTCGCAAGGGGTGGGGTGA
- a CDS encoding M23 family metallopeptidase → MLLSVVSLGLVQSAAAQSLASTVADHGADRSTLCPVPALSRVVAHRITAGETLDSIAQQYGVLPVTILGMNPGASPDSLRVGRSLRIPPYNGIQVTVSPGQTWQQLADAYRVRADVLFEINGCPATVPDEIFVPGVNWFPGIMPPSTTSDSTRRSTHPLQGYPLPNPGTILTGYGWQPHHDREELVFHSGVTLAAPAETPVLAVGPGVVAFAGAHDTYGTLVVINHQQGLQTRYANLGEVAVTVGQSLQQGASVGRVAVPAGNTDSFLFFEVRSNTSLGWVARDPQDFIPSLGVR, encoded by the coding sequence TTGCTGCTGAGCGTAGTATCCCTTGGGTTAGTGCAATCCGCCGCTGCTCAGTCCCTAGCCAGCACCGTTGCTGATCATGGGGCAGATCGCAGCACATTATGCCCAGTACCAGCCTTGAGTCGGGTAGTAGCACATCGGATTACCGCTGGCGAAACCCTAGATAGCATTGCCCAGCAATATGGGGTACTGCCAGTGACCATATTGGGTATGAATCCTGGCGCATCCCCCGATTCCCTAAGGGTAGGGCGTTCTCTACGCATCCCTCCCTACAACGGCATTCAGGTGACCGTCTCCCCAGGGCAGACCTGGCAGCAACTGGCAGATGCCTATCGGGTCAGGGCTGATGTGCTGTTTGAGATCAATGGTTGCCCAGCCACTGTGCCCGATGAGATCTTCGTGCCGGGGGTAAATTGGTTCCCAGGGATAATGCCGCCCTCGACTACGTCGGACAGTACCCGTCGCAGTACTCATCCATTGCAGGGCTATCCCTTGCCGAATCCAGGCACGATTCTGACCGGCTATGGTTGGCAGCCCCATCACGATCGTGAGGAATTGGTCTTTCACAGCGGTGTTACTCTGGCAGCACCAGCAGAGACCCCAGTCCTGGCGGTTGGCCCCGGAGTAGTGGCCTTCGCCGGTGCCCACGACACCTACGGCACCCTGGTGGTGATCAATCATCAGCAGGGGCTACAGACTCGCTATGCCAATCTCGGGGAGGTTGCTGTTACCGTAGGCCAGTCATTGCAGCAGGGGGCATCGGTGGGCCGGGTAGCCGTGCCTGCTGGCAACACCGACAGCTTTCTCTTCTTCGAAGTGCGCTCCAATACGTCCTTGGGATGGGTCGCCCGTGATCCTCAGGATTTCATTCCCTCTCTGGGGGTACGGTGA
- a CDS encoding DUF760 domain-containing protein has protein sequence MVFNPEDAEFMSIPTDSEQSNQLLQYLQNQSPEVLTRIAQSVSVDIKQIISHNVQGLIGVLPADGFNVKVTTDRENLAGLLASAMMTGYFLRQMEQRMELEDQLSGSWSSFGSESESHHPDSD, from the coding sequence ATGGTGTTTAACCCTGAAGATGCCGAGTTCATGAGCATTCCGACGGACAGTGAGCAGTCTAATCAACTGCTACAGTACCTGCAAAATCAGTCTCCAGAGGTGCTCACCCGCATCGCTCAGTCAGTTAGTGTCGATATTAAACAGATTATTTCCCATAACGTGCAGGGATTGATTGGAGTGCTACCTGCAGATGGGTTTAACGTAAAAGTCACCACTGATCGAGAAAACCTCGCCGGTCTTTTGGCCTCAGCCATGATGACGGGCTATTTTCTCCGCCAGATGGAACAGCGGATGGAACTAGAAGACCAGTTGTCCGGATCCTGGTCATCCTTTGGCAGTGAGTCGGAGTCTCACCACCCTGACAGCGATTAG
- a CDS encoding NB-ARC domain-containing protein, translating to MASNQELFTEAQGDWNLDKLYGDLAAAKQQIAPHKQASLTKVEKELLRGLLCRYSPAEIAAQRYTAPKTVEVSLSNTLYRYVECLTRREANTLESWRDVADWLAVAGYQASRLEINWSQVPDAPVFYGRDIELDQLRLWTIDSQPSCRLVAILGPGGIGKTTLVVKLLEQIQPQFDHLIWQSLRHAPPMAAILEDWLIHLSDQKPEGSVHDQMSRLTTYLHQHRCLIVLDNLDTLLREGDFAGHYRQGYEDYGDLLRRLGEEQHQSCVLITSREPTKELVMLSGPHRPVRSQELSGLGEAAHQLLQEADLQDDSLWNQLIRIYRGNPLVLKIVATTIRELFNGRVKDFLKQRITLITSDVSYLVEQQVQRLSTAEQTLLYELARLQKPVEIARLQQLLSPEILQPLGSLVRRSLVEKSPAGFTLRPVVMEYVRQRLPGAEETA from the coding sequence ATGGCCTCTAACCAGGAACTGTTTACGGAAGCCCAGGGGGATTGGAACCTGGACAAGTTGTATGGAGATTTGGCTGCGGCCAAGCAGCAGATAGCTCCCCACAAGCAAGCCAGCCTCACCAAGGTAGAAAAGGAATTGCTGCGGGGACTGTTGTGCCGCTATAGTCCAGCGGAGATCGCGGCCCAGCGCTATACCGCCCCTAAGACCGTGGAGGTGTCTCTGTCTAATACGCTCTATCGCTATGTGGAGTGCCTGACCAGGCGAGAGGCCAATACCTTGGAGAGCTGGCGTGATGTGGCCGATTGGTTGGCAGTGGCAGGATATCAGGCGTCGAGGTTAGAAATTAACTGGAGTCAGGTGCCGGATGCCCCAGTCTTTTACGGTCGTGACATCGAGTTGGATCAGCTGCGGCTGTGGACTATCGATAGTCAGCCGTCCTGTCGTCTGGTGGCGATCTTGGGGCCGGGGGGCATCGGCAAGACGACGCTGGTGGTGAAGTTACTCGAGCAAATTCAACCCCAGTTTGATCACCTGATTTGGCAATCGTTACGCCATGCTCCGCCCATGGCAGCGATCCTGGAAGATTGGCTGATCCATTTGTCTGATCAAAAGCCAGAGGGCAGTGTGCATGACCAGATGTCTCGCCTTACCACCTATCTGCATCAACATCGCTGTCTGATTGTGCTGGATAATCTGGATACGCTGCTGCGGGAAGGGGATTTTGCTGGCCATTATCGCCAGGGCTATGAAGACTATGGAGACCTGTTGCGCCGCCTGGGGGAAGAGCAGCACCAGAGCTGTGTGTTGATCACCAGTCGGGAGCCGACTAAGGAGTTGGTCATGCTCAGTGGCCCCCATCGACCGGTGCGATCGCAAGAGTTGTCCGGCCTAGGCGAGGCGGCCCACCAACTCCTGCAAGAGGCCGACCTGCAGGATGACTCGCTCTGGAACCAGCTCATCCGTATCTACCGGGGCAATCCCCTGGTCTTGAAGATCGTCGCCACCACCATCCGGGAGCTGTTCAACGGTCGGGTCAAAGACTTTCTGAAGCAACGCATCACGCTGATTACTAGCGACGTCAGTTATCTGGTGGAGCAGCAGGTGCAGCGGCTCTCGACGGCAGAGCAGACCCTACTCTACGAGCTGGCCCGGCTGCAGAAACCGGTGGAGATCGCCCGGCTGCAGCAATTGCTATCGCCAGAGATTCTACAACCACTTGGATCTCTGGTACGCCGCTCCCTGGTGGAAAAAAGCCCGGCAGGCTTTACCCTGCGGCCAGTGGTGATGGAATACGTGCGCCAACGGTTACCCGGGGCAGAGGAGACGGCGTGA
- a CDS encoding HhoA/HhoB/HtrA family serine endopeptidase — MGSYPKQAVMIAAALVAGCGAGWVGHHYTTQLLLPEPETTDVSPVLSTSLQSVVDSESVEPRVTRAARRSNPNFIADAVEQVGPAVVRIDAARSLMGDMPDALQNPLFRRFFGDEMPEDAIPDQIEQGTGSGFIINPNGRILTNAHVVEGADRVTVTLKDGRSFEGSVVGADSVTDVAAIKIDATDLPAVALGTTENLAPGQWAIAIGNPLGLDNTVTAGIISAIGRTSSQVGIPDKRVQFIQTDAAINPGNSGGPLLDDQGQVIGMNTAIRANAQGLGFAIPIETAERIAEQLFTTGEVQHPYLGIQMVNLSPEMRQRINTDPELNVKVDRDEGVIIVRVLEGTPAEAAGLLRGDIIQSINGKPIETPTDVQTQVEGTEIGEPVTVEVIRDGETRSIAVRPTALPPDLQ; from the coding sequence ATGGGGTCTTACCCGAAACAGGCGGTGATGATAGCTGCTGCATTAGTGGCAGGCTGCGGCGCAGGCTGGGTTGGTCATCACTACACTACTCAACTGCTGCTGCCGGAACCAGAGACAACCGATGTGTCTCCTGTACTGAGCACATCTCTGCAATCCGTTGTCGACTCTGAGTCTGTGGAGCCGAGAGTGACGCGGGCAGCCCGTCGGAGTAACCCCAATTTCATTGCAGACGCCGTTGAACAGGTGGGACCAGCGGTCGTGCGCATTGATGCCGCTCGCTCCCTCATGGGGGATATGCCCGACGCCCTACAAAATCCCCTGTTTCGTCGCTTCTTTGGCGATGAAATGCCGGAGGACGCCATTCCGGATCAGATTGAACAGGGCACCGGGTCCGGCTTCATCATCAACCCGAATGGCCGCATCCTCACCAATGCCCATGTGGTGGAGGGGGCCGACAGGGTAACTGTCACGCTTAAGGATGGTCGTAGCTTTGAAGGCTCTGTGGTTGGGGCGGACTCGGTCACCGATGTGGCAGCCATTAAGATCGATGCGACGGATCTGCCGGCAGTGGCCTTAGGCACGACTGAGAACTTAGCCCCCGGCCAGTGGGCCATTGCCATTGGTAACCCCCTGGGGCTGGATAATACAGTCACTGCCGGCATCATCAGTGCCATTGGTCGTACCAGCTCCCAAGTCGGCATTCCTGATAAGCGGGTCCAGTTTATTCAAACCGATGCCGCCATTAACCCAGGCAATTCTGGGGGGCCTCTGTTAGATGATCAGGGGCAAGTCATTGGCATGAATACAGCGATTCGAGCCAATGCCCAGGGACTGGGGTTTGCCATCCCTATTGAAACGGCGGAACGCATTGCCGAGCAGCTCTTTACCACCGGTGAGGTGCAACATCCCTACTTGGGGATTCAGATGGTAAATCTATCGCCGGAGATGCGACAGCGAATCAATACCGACCCCGAACTCAATGTCAAAGTCGATCGAGATGAAGGGGTGATCATCGTCCGTGTGCTCGAGGGAACGCCAGCAGAGGCAGCAGGGCTGTTGCGGGGAGATATTATCCAGAGCATTAACGGTAAACCGATCGAAACCCCGACGGACGTACAGACCCAAGTAGAGGGCACCGAGATCGGTGAACCTGTAACTGTTGAGGTAATTCGCGATGGCGAGACCCGCAGCATAGCGGTGCGACCGACGGCGTTGCCACCCGATCTACAGTGA
- a CDS encoding carboxymuconolactone decarboxylase family protein, with product MNAALNAGAAREESVEVIQQMAMYAGFPAALNGITAAREVFADVE from the coding sequence ATCAACGCGGCGCTTAACGCTGGGGCCGCGCGGGAAGAGAGCGTCGAAGTGATCCAGCAAATGGCAATGTATGCAGGGTTTCCTGCTGCTCTGAACGGTATCACGGCTGCGCGAGAGGTGTTTGCCGACGTGGAATAG
- a CDS encoding type II toxin-antitoxin system VapC family toxin, whose amino-acid sequence MTETVYIETSILGYLTARSTKNLILAANMEITKDWWELRRNAFTLYTSEAVLEEVMQGDPEIAAQRLEILRDFPLLALNQAVQGLAAQFLARSNLPSKAEVDAIHIAAATVHGMDYLLTWNCRHIANAQIQGKLAEISLDCGYVLPVLCTPNELMGD is encoded by the coding sequence GTGACCGAAACTGTTTACATTGAAACTAGCATTTTGGGGTATCTGACAGCTAGGTCAACCAAGAACCTGATATTGGCTGCAAATATGGAAATTACTAAGGATTGGTGGGAATTACGTCGAAATGCTTTCACTCTCTACACATCAGAGGCCGTTTTAGAAGAAGTGATGCAGGGAGATCCTGAAATCGCTGCTCAACGTCTAGAAATACTGCGTGATTTTCCCCTGCTCGCGTTGAATCAGGCTGTACAAGGCTTGGCAGCACAGTTTTTAGCCAGAAGCAATTTGCCTTCCAAAGCCGAGGTAGACGCCATCCATATTGCTGCCGCGACAGTTCACGGCATGGATTATTTGCTAACTTGGAACTGTAGACATATTGCAAATGCTCAAATCCAAGGGAAATTGGCAGAAATTAGTCTTGATTGTGGCTATGTGCTTCCAGTCCTCTGTACACCGAACGAACTGATGGGAGATTAG
- a CDS encoding chlorophyll a/b-binding protein: protein MAEEQAKFGFTQFAENWNGRLAMLGFIIGLATELLTGQGILAQLGLM, encoded by the coding sequence ATGGCTGAAGAGCAAGCTAAGTTCGGATTTACTCAATTTGCTGAAAACTGGAATGGCCGCCTGGCTATGCTGGGATTCATCATCGGTCTAGCGACTGAGCTGTTGACCGGCCAAGGCATCCTGGCACAACTAGGCCTGATGTAA
- a CDS encoding ABC transporter ATP-binding protein codes for MAAAVLLQNVHKVYNNIPVVNNLSLTIEAGEMFGLLGPNGAGKSTTLRMITTLTQPTQGDIVVAGYDVSRQPLEVRRQIGVVLQQTSVDGDLTVWENMEFHGRMHHLPNPRRQRQIVQWLEFVELAERRNDKVKTLSGGMKRRLQIARALLHEPNILFLDEPTVGLDPQTRRRLWEIIQGLNQQGITMLLTTHYMEEVEYLCDRIGILDQGQLIEIGSLEQLRHKHGEGLVMTQRGDRWDYLFFPTLTAAHEHVDQQPDKTGMMARPSNLEDIFVELTGHDLG; via the coding sequence ATGGCGGCTGCGGTTCTACTGCAAAACGTTCATAAGGTTTATAACAACATCCCCGTGGTCAACAATCTGTCGCTGACCATCGAAGCAGGGGAAATGTTTGGTCTCTTGGGGCCCAATGGAGCTGGCAAATCCACCACCCTGCGCATGATCACCACCCTGACGCAACCCACCCAGGGAGATATTGTGGTGGCAGGCTATGACGTCTCTCGCCAGCCCTTAGAGGTGCGCCGCCAGATTGGCGTGGTGCTGCAACAGACTAGCGTTGATGGGGATTTGACCGTTTGGGAAAACATGGAATTCCATGGTCGCATGCACCATCTACCGAATCCTCGCCGTCAGCGCCAAATTGTGCAGTGGCTAGAGTTTGTGGAGTTGGCAGAGCGCCGCAATGATAAGGTCAAGACCCTATCGGGGGGGATGAAGCGGCGGTTGCAAATCGCCCGTGCCCTGTTACATGAGCCGAATATTCTCTTCCTAGATGAGCCGACGGTGGGCCTCGATCCCCAAACCCGCCGTCGCCTCTGGGAAATTATCCAGGGACTCAATCAGCAGGGCATCACCATGTTGCTGACCACTCACTACATGGAAGAGGTGGAATATCTGTGCGATCGCATCGGCATTTTAGACCAAGGCCAGTTGATCGAGATCGGCAGCCTGGAGCAACTGCGCCACAAACACGGGGAAGGACTTGTCATGACACAACGGGGAGATCGCTGGGACTATTTATTTTTCCCCACCCTGACTGCCGCCCACGAGCATGTTGACCAGCAACCCGACAAAACCGGCATGATGGCCCGCCCCTCTAACCTGGAAGATATCTTCGTAGAACTCACTGGCCATGACCTAGGCTAA
- a CDS encoding serine/threonine-protein kinase: MSYCINPKCPDRQQPDSRTVCAACGMALLIQGRYRLLRPLREVDEWGPTDIFAVDDRGTRKVLKLLKQPKLLPLFEREATTLQQLCHPGIPHVDLDGYFTVTTPKGKELHGLVMENIQGQTLENWLAEHGTADSTLAQDWLRQITEILGLVHQNQLFHRDIKLSNIMRRPDGQLALIDFGTVRQMTGTYLAKIGGKRDVTSVVSPGYTPIEQINGKAVPQSDFYALGRSFVYVLTGQHPIDLEEDASTGQISWRHLAPHVPPWFADLIDDLMAPFPGQRPLNAEEILQRLERGLSGWRQRLSPQGVMRLLLAANLCLLLLNLAVGWHWLQRRQSPAASPISTLPGLRSHLTTARPRVHDLSLSHC; encoded by the coding sequence GTGAGCTATTGCATCAATCCCAAGTGCCCTGACCGCCAGCAACCGGATTCTCGCACTGTCTGCGCCGCCTGTGGCATGGCGTTGCTGATTCAGGGGCGTTATCGCCTGTTGCGCCCCTTACGGGAGGTGGATGAGTGGGGGCCCACCGACATCTTCGCCGTCGATGATCGCGGCACCCGCAAGGTGCTGAAGCTACTGAAGCAACCCAAGCTGCTGCCCCTGTTCGAACGGGAGGCCACCACCCTGCAGCAGCTGTGCCATCCCGGTATTCCCCACGTGGACCTCGATGGCTATTTCACCGTGACCACGCCCAAGGGCAAGGAACTCCATGGCCTGGTGATGGAAAACATTCAAGGCCAGACCTTGGAAAATTGGCTGGCAGAGCATGGTACAGCCGACTCGACCCTGGCCCAGGACTGGTTGCGGCAGATTACTGAGATTCTGGGCCTAGTACATCAAAATCAACTCTTTCATCGTGACATCAAACTCTCCAACATCATGCGCCGGCCCGATGGCCAATTGGCCCTGATCGACTTTGGCACCGTGCGGCAGATGACTGGTACCTATCTGGCTAAAATTGGCGGCAAGCGAGACGTCACCAGCGTCGTTTCTCCAGGCTATACCCCCATCGAGCAGATCAACGGCAAGGCCGTGCCCCAGTCGGACTTCTATGCCCTGGGCCGTTCCTTCGTCTATGTGTTAACCGGGCAACACCCCATTGACTTAGAAGAAGATGCTAGTACCGGTCAGATTAGCTGGCGCCATCTAGCTCCCCATGTTCCCCCTTGGTTCGCCGACCTGATCGACGACCTGATGGCCCCCTTCCCTGGCCAGCGTCCCCTCAACGCTGAGGAAATTCTGCAGCGCCTGGAGCGTGGCCTCTCTGGATGGCGGCAACGGCTATCGCCCCAGGGGGTGATGCGTCTGTTGCTAGCGGCCAATCTCTGTCTGCTGCTGCTCAACCTGGCCGTGGGCTGGCATTGGCTCCAGCGTCGTCAGTCTCCTGCTGCCAGCCCCATTAGTACGCTGCCAGGGCTGCGCAGCCACCTCACTACCGCTAGACCTAGGGTTCATGACCTCTCCCTATCCCACTGCTAA